The Micromonospora sp. NBC_00421 genome contains a region encoding:
- a CDS encoding bifunctional DNA primase/polymerase: MPDTSPLVAAALTYARRGWPVFMLARSKRPVANCQPCADAGPDHDREGCVCLTCHGFYAASTDPARVAAIVAAVPRGQLAMRTGAASGTVVVDVDPRHGGHNSMAALIAEGLLPRTRYAATGSDGLHLYYRHPGISVISRPMPGRHGIDIKADGGYVVLPPSRHQRTGRPYRWADGEHDLIEMAPALLDACQATPTRTVSDTTRSTRTPGGGAISSPDALLASILATVAAAPKGRHRVTLYGAARGVARMVAAGAISHADAVVALTDTGRAAQQTEREIRGAITGGFRDEGVAP, encoded by the coding sequence ATGCCCGACACGTCTCCGCTGGTCGCCGCCGCCCTCACCTACGCCCGTCGCGGGTGGCCGGTGTTCATGCTCGCCCGCTCGAAACGACCCGTCGCCAACTGCCAGCCCTGCGCCGACGCCGGCCCCGACCACGACCGGGAAGGCTGCGTGTGCCTGACCTGCCACGGCTTCTACGCCGCGAGCACCGACCCGGCACGGGTCGCCGCGATCGTGGCAGCCGTGCCGCGCGGGCAACTCGCCATGCGCACCGGGGCCGCGTCCGGGACGGTGGTCGTGGACGTAGACCCACGGCACGGTGGTCACAACAGCATGGCCGCGCTCATCGCCGAAGGACTCCTACCCCGCACTCGTTACGCCGCTACCGGGTCCGACGGGCTGCACCTGTACTACCGGCACCCCGGAATCTCGGTGATCTCCCGGCCGATGCCCGGTCGGCACGGCATCGACATCAAGGCCGATGGCGGCTACGTGGTGCTGCCGCCGAGCAGACACCAGCGCACCGGCCGCCCGTACCGGTGGGCTGACGGCGAACACGACCTGATTGAGATGGCCCCCGCCCTGCTCGACGCCTGCCAGGCCACACCGACCCGCACCGTCAGCGACACGACCAGGTCGACCCGCACGCCCGGGGGAGGGGCCATCTCATCCCCTGACGCGTTGCTCGCCTCCATCCTGGCCACCGTCGCCGCCGCCCCCAAGGGACGCCACCGCGTGACCCTCTACGGCGCCGCCCGAGGCGTCGCCCGGATGGTCGCCGCCGGGGCCATCAGCCACGCCGACGCGGTTGTCGCTCTCACCGACACCGGCCGCGCCGCCCAGCAGACCGAACGCGAAATCCGCGGTGCCATCACCGGCGGATTCCGAGACGAAGGAGTTGCCCCATGA
- a CDS encoding DUF3631 domain-containing protein, whose protein sequence is MSHADQVDGAAILDAVHAALTRYVVLPSTEAVDAVALWVAATHAQAAWAHAPRLVIRAPERRCGKSRLLDVVESTCHNPLITVNASPAAVYRAIGTDNPPTLLIDEADTIFGGKNADANEDLRGLLNAGHQRNRPTIRWDNNTRSLEKIPTFAMAALAGIGAMPDTIEDRAVVVRMRRRAAGEKVAPYRMRRDGPPLRALAEQLAAWLRPHLTALEAAEPAMPLEDRAADTWEPLIAVADLAGGTWPARARKAADILTTEHTDTAAASDRIRLLADCRTAFGDLDAIPTSVLLDRLRADPEAPWADYGPAGLTAVKLGTLLREYDITSANIRFPAPIGQVKGYQRHAFIDAWTRYCPLPDPTPAPAPSHPSHPSLPSSTPGRHNPWDGTTRPNHHPHRDGSTRPALQAVPPLTSAGTGGTGGTDTPRNHANGGAA, encoded by the coding sequence ATGAGCCACGCCGACCAGGTCGACGGTGCCGCGATCCTCGACGCCGTTCATGCCGCGCTGACCCGCTACGTCGTCCTGCCCTCCACCGAGGCAGTCGACGCGGTGGCGCTGTGGGTTGCAGCCACCCACGCCCAGGCCGCGTGGGCGCACGCGCCCCGGCTGGTCATCCGCGCGCCGGAACGGCGCTGCGGCAAGTCCCGCCTCCTCGACGTAGTCGAGAGCACCTGCCACAACCCGCTCATCACCGTCAACGCCTCGCCGGCCGCCGTCTACCGCGCGATCGGCACTGACAACCCGCCCACCCTGCTCATCGATGAGGCCGACACCATCTTCGGCGGGAAGAACGCCGACGCCAACGAAGACCTACGCGGCCTGCTCAACGCCGGTCACCAGCGCAACCGGCCCACCATCCGATGGGACAACAACACCCGCAGCCTGGAGAAGATCCCCACCTTCGCCATGGCTGCGCTCGCCGGCATCGGCGCGATGCCCGACACCATCGAAGACCGCGCCGTGGTCGTGCGGATGCGCCGACGAGCCGCCGGGGAGAAGGTCGCCCCGTACCGGATGCGCCGCGACGGCCCGCCGCTGCGCGCCCTCGCCGAGCAGCTCGCCGCGTGGCTACGCCCACACCTGACTGCCCTGGAAGCCGCCGAACCCGCCATGCCCCTGGAAGACCGCGCCGCCGACACCTGGGAACCCCTTATCGCCGTTGCCGACCTGGCGGGCGGCACCTGGCCCGCCCGCGCCCGCAAAGCCGCCGACATCCTCACCACTGAGCACACCGACACCGCCGCCGCATCCGACCGCATCCGGCTCCTCGCGGACTGCCGCACCGCCTTCGGTGATCTCGACGCCATCCCGACCAGCGTCCTGCTCGACCGACTCCGCGCCGACCCCGAAGCACCCTGGGCCGACTACGGCCCCGCCGGACTTACCGCCGTCAAGCTCGGCACCCTGCTGCGCGAGTACGACATAACCTCGGCGAACATCCGCTTTCCCGCCCCGATCGGCCAGGTCAAGGGCTACCAGCGACACGCGTTCATCGACGCGTGGACCCGGTATTGCCCCCTGCCCGACCCCACCCCCGCACCCGCGCCGTCCCACCCGTCCCACCCGTCCCTGCCCAGCTCAACCCCGGGACGGCACAACCCGTGGGACGGCACGACCCGTCCCAACCACCACCCCCACCGGGACGGGTCAACCCGTCCCGCCCTCCAAGCCGTCCCGCCCCTGACGAGCGCAGGGACGGGTGGGACGGGTGGGACGGACACCCCCCGCAACCACGCCAACGGTGGTGCGGCATGA
- a CDS encoding helix-turn-helix domain-containing protein, whose amino-acid sequence MKTSAGKALYRITEAMGLLSMSRTVIYQEMRAGRLRYVRQGSDRRITAAAITEYVALLERETAQGVAA is encoded by the coding sequence GTGAAGACCTCGGCTGGCAAAGCCCTCTACCGGATCACCGAAGCCATGGGCCTACTCAGCATGAGCCGCACCGTCATCTACCAGGAGATGCGCGCCGGTCGACTCCGCTACGTCCGCCAGGGCAGCGACCGCCGCATCACTGCTGCCGCCATCACCGAATACGTCGCGCTGCTAGAGCGGGAGACCGCACAAGGAGTTGCCGCCTGA
- a CDS encoding site-specific integrase, with amino-acid sequence MSKRRSRGDGGLHWDEARQRWIASVTTGYTPAGKRIVRRGSGKTKTEAKAKLKEVLRDHEDGLTIAPQGFTVADAVNDWLAYGLSGVAKGTVDKNGYLCRGHIIPALGARKLRDLGAEDIDRWLADKSKTLSTRTLRDLHACLNRVVNRAMARDKVKRNVVALCATPKGQQGRPSKSLTLDQAKTLLSAAEDTRLYAYVVLSLLTGARTEELRALTWEHVDLDGRPDADPPVPPSISVWHSVRAGGDTKTRKSRRTLALPLRCVTALRRHRSLQDREREKAGNGWQSRNLVFANVVGGALDAANVRRAFRRVANKAGLTAADWTPRELRHSFVSVLSSSGVSLEDIADLCGHSGTTVTEKIYRHQLRPVLLSGAVAMDRIFAITSER; translated from the coding sequence ATGAGCAAGCGTCGAAGCCGTGGCGACGGCGGATTGCACTGGGACGAAGCCCGTCAACGCTGGATCGCATCCGTCACCACCGGCTACACCCCCGCCGGGAAGCGCATCGTCCGCCGAGGCAGCGGCAAGACCAAGACTGAGGCCAAGGCGAAGCTCAAGGAGGTGCTGCGCGACCACGAAGACGGCCTGACCATCGCCCCCCAGGGGTTCACCGTTGCCGATGCGGTCAATGACTGGCTAGCGTACGGCCTCAGCGGCGTGGCCAAGGGCACCGTCGACAAGAACGGGTATCTCTGCCGGGGGCACATCATTCCCGCTCTCGGCGCTCGCAAGCTGCGCGATCTGGGCGCCGAGGACATCGACCGATGGTTGGCGGACAAGTCCAAGACGCTGAGTACCCGCACGCTTCGGGACCTGCATGCCTGCCTGAATCGTGTGGTGAACCGGGCTATGGCCCGTGACAAGGTCAAGCGAAACGTGGTGGCGCTCTGCGCGACTCCGAAGGGGCAGCAGGGCCGGCCGTCGAAGTCGCTGACGCTCGACCAGGCCAAGACGCTGCTCAGCGCTGCCGAGGACACCCGGCTATACGCCTACGTCGTGCTGTCTCTGCTGACGGGTGCGCGGACCGAGGAACTACGGGCGCTCACCTGGGAACACGTCGACCTCGACGGCCGACCCGATGCCGACCCGCCCGTGCCGCCCTCCATCTCGGTATGGCACTCGGTGCGTGCCGGTGGTGACACCAAGACCAGGAAGTCCCGGCGCACCTTGGCGCTGCCGCTCCGGTGCGTGACCGCACTCCGACGACACCGTTCATTGCAGGACCGAGAGCGAGAGAAGGCCGGGAATGGCTGGCAGTCTCGGAACCTCGTGTTCGCGAACGTGGTCGGCGGTGCCCTGGACGCGGCCAACGTGCGGCGAGCATTCCGCCGGGTGGCGAACAAGGCGGGACTCACGGCTGCGGACTGGACGCCGCGTGAACTCCGGCACAGCTTCGTGTCCGTCCTGTCCAGCAGCGGCGTCAGTCTGGAGGACATCGCCGATCTCTGCGGACACTCCGGCACCACGGTCACGGAGAAGATCTACCGGCACCAGCTCCGGCCCGTGCTTCTCAGCGGCGCGGTCGCCATGGACCGCATCTTCGCTATCACCTCTGAGAGGTAA
- a CDS encoding metallophosphoesterase — protein sequence MRKRTLFGLAAGTVAAGAATLAYASLVERNMFTLRRYDVPVLPADAEPLRVLHLSDLHMMPDQRRKQQWVASLAALDPDLVVVTGDNMAHPDAVPGVLRALQPLLDYPGAFVFGSNDYTGPVWKNPFTYFLPNREYAEGAALPYEELRDVLTGAGWADLNNARTSVKAGGRLLELVGVDDPHIGQDDYPAVAGPVSPAADLSIALAHAPEPALLDQMAADGFGLLLAGHTHGGQVCVPGYGALVTNCGLPRSMAKGLHRWPGSDSWLHVSAGLGTHPTAPVRFACPPEASILTLTPR from the coding sequence ATGCGAAAGCGCACACTATTCGGCCTCGCCGCCGGGACCGTCGCCGCCGGAGCGGCCACCCTGGCGTACGCGTCCCTCGTCGAACGCAACATGTTCACCCTGCGCCGGTACGACGTGCCGGTGCTGCCGGCCGACGCCGAGCCACTGCGCGTGCTACACCTGTCGGACCTGCACATGATGCCCGACCAGCGACGCAAGCAGCAGTGGGTGGCGTCGCTCGCCGCCCTCGACCCGGACCTGGTCGTGGTCACCGGGGACAACATGGCCCACCCCGACGCCGTCCCCGGGGTGTTGCGCGCCCTGCAACCCCTGCTCGACTACCCGGGGGCATTCGTCTTCGGCTCCAACGACTACACCGGGCCGGTCTGGAAGAACCCCTTCACCTACTTCCTGCCGAACCGGGAGTACGCCGAGGGCGCCGCCCTGCCGTACGAGGAACTGCGCGACGTCCTCACCGGCGCCGGCTGGGCGGACCTCAACAACGCCCGCACCTCGGTCAAGGCCGGTGGCCGCCTCCTCGAACTGGTCGGCGTGGACGACCCGCACATCGGGCAGGACGACTACCCCGCCGTCGCCGGCCCGGTCAGCCCCGCCGCCGACCTGTCCATCGCGCTCGCCCACGCCCCGGAACCCGCCCTGCTCGACCAGATGGCCGCTGACGGTTTCGGCCTGCTGCTGGCCGGGCACACCCACGGCGGCCAGGTCTGCGTACCCGGCTACGGCGCGCTGGTCACCAACTGCGGGCTGCCCCGGTCGATGGCGAAGGGCCTGCACCGCTGGCCCGGTTCCGACTCCTGGCTGCACGTCTCGGCCGGCCTCGGCACCCACCCCACCGCCCCGGTCCGCTTCGCCTGCCCCCCCGAAGCCAGCATCCTCACCCTCACCCCCCGCTGA
- a CDS encoding GatB/YqeY domain-containing protein, translating into MSTLKDRLTADMRAALKARDELTTSTLRMALAAVGNAEVAGKAKRELSDDEVLAVLTKEAKKRREAAAAFADAGRAEQADKETAEGVVLDRYLPKQLSAQELTELVSGALAAGGYTEKSQMGAAMKTAQAAVAGRAEGGRVAAEVRRQLGL; encoded by the coding sequence ATGAGCACGCTGAAGGACCGCCTGACCGCAGACATGCGCGCCGCCCTCAAGGCACGCGACGAGCTGACCACCTCCACGTTGCGGATGGCCCTGGCCGCCGTCGGCAACGCCGAGGTCGCCGGCAAGGCCAAGCGCGAGCTCTCCGACGACGAGGTGCTCGCGGTGCTGACCAAGGAGGCGAAGAAGCGCCGGGAGGCGGCTGCCGCCTTCGCCGACGCGGGTCGCGCCGAGCAGGCCGACAAGGAGACCGCCGAGGGCGTGGTGCTGGACCGCTACCTGCCGAAGCAGCTCTCCGCGCAGGAGCTGACGGAGCTGGTCTCGGGGGCGCTCGCCGCAGGCGGCTACACCGAGAAGTCCCAGATGGGGGCGGCGATGAAGACGGCCCAGGCAGCGGTGGCCGGCCGGGCCGAGGGTGGTCGCGTCGCCGCCGAGGTACGCCGACAGCTCGGCCTCTGA